In Pedobacter heparinus DSM 2366, the following are encoded in one genomic region:
- the odhB gene encoding 2-oxoglutarate dehydrogenase complex dihydrolipoyllysine-residue succinyltransferase, producing the protein MSIEIKVPPVGESITEVVLSRWVKNDGDAVEMDEVIAELESDKATFELTAEQAGTLKTVANEGDTLAIGAVVCKIEDGGAAPAKPAAEAAPAAEKAVVAEDKSAAPVAEKAGESYATGTPSPAAGKILAEKGVDAATVKGTGVDGRITKDDALNAQKTAQPAAKAEAPKASAPAAPVAGSRNERREKMSPLRKTVAKRLVTVKNETAMLTTFNEVNMKPIMDLRGKYKDQFKEKYGVGLGFMSFFTKAVCEALKDFPAVNARIDGESIVYNDFADISIAVSAPKGLVVPIIRNAESMSLAQIEKTVIELATKARDSKLTIEEMTGGTFTITNGGVFGSMMSTPIINAPQSAILGMHNIIERPVAEKGEVVIRPMMYVALSYDHRIIDGRESVGFLVRVKQLLEDPARLLLGI; encoded by the coding sequence ATGAGTATAGAAATAAAAGTTCCGCCAGTTGGCGAGTCGATAACAGAAGTTGTTTTATCACGTTGGGTGAAAAATGATGGTGATGCAGTAGAAATGGATGAGGTGATTGCAGAATTAGAATCTGACAAAGCAACTTTCGAATTAACTGCGGAACAGGCCGGAACTTTGAAAACAGTAGCCAATGAAGGTGATACACTGGCAATTGGTGCTGTAGTTTGTAAAATTGAAGACGGTGGTGCTGCTCCGGCAAAACCTGCCGCAGAGGCCGCGCCAGCGGCTGAAAAGGCTGTAGTTGCCGAAGATAAATCGGCTGCCCCTGTAGCAGAAAAAGCTGGTGAAAGCTATGCAACGGGTACGCCATCGCCGGCTGCGGGTAAAATACTTGCGGAAAAAGGTGTGGATGCCGCTACTGTAAAAGGAACTGGTGTTGATGGAAGAATTACCAAAGACGATGCTTTAAACGCTCAGAAAACTGCGCAACCTGCTGCGAAAGCAGAAGCTCCTAAAGCTTCGGCCCCGGCTGCTCCTGTTGCTGGATCAAGAAATGAGCGCAGGGAAAAAATGTCGCCTTTGCGCAAAACTGTTGCCAAACGCCTGGTTACCGTTAAAAATGAAACGGCTATGCTGACCACTTTTAATGAAGTGAACATGAAGCCGATCATGGACCTGCGCGGAAAATATAAAGATCAGTTTAAGGAAAAATATGGTGTTGGATTAGGCTTTATGAGTTTCTTTACCAAGGCGGTATGCGAGGCACTTAAGGACTTTCCGGCAGTAAATGCACGCATTGATGGTGAATCTATTGTGTATAATGATTTTGCTGATATTTCAATTGCGGTTTCTGCACCTAAGGGACTGGTTGTACCGATTATCAGGAATGCAGAGAGCATGAGCCTTGCACAGATAGAGAAAACAGTTATTGAACTGGCTACTAAAGCGCGTGATAGTAAGTTGACGATTGAAGAAATGACAGGTGGTACTTTTACCATTACCAATGGTGGTGTTTTTGGCTCGATGATGTCGACGCCGATCATCAACGCCCCACAGTCTGCTATTCTTGGAATGCACAATATCATTGAGCGCCCGGTTGCAGAGAAAGGTGAAGTGGTAATCCGTCCGATGATGTATGTGGCCTTGTCGTATGACCACAGGATCATTGATGGAAGAGAATCTGTTGGTTTCCTGGTAAGGGTTAAACAATTGCTGGAAGATCCTGCAAGATTGTTATTGGGTATATAA
- a CDS encoding 2-oxoglutarate dehydrogenase E1 component, which translates to MDNLSYLSGANAEYIESLYQSYKEDPNSVEFGFQKFFEGFDFGRGSSAGAVTEDTPEHFLKEVNVLNMINGYRQRGHLFTHTNPVRERRQHLPTLDLENFGLSTADLDTVFNASVELGIGAAKLSDIVAFLKQTYCRSIGVEYKYLRTPEVLSWLEQKMEGVRNTPNFSIEEKRRILKKLNEAVSFENFLGTKFLGQKRFSLEGAEALIPALDSVIEKGAELGIEEFVIGMAHRGRLNVLANIMQKTYKDIFAEFEGKGYSAESPFGGDVKYHLGYSTDVTTNDGKSVHLSLCPNPSHLETVDGVVEGMTRSKIDFKYGGDNARIAPILIHGDASVAGQGIVYEVIQMAGLDGYKTGGTIHLIINNQIGFTTNFKDARTSTYCTDIAKVTLSPVFHVNGDDVEALVYAINLAMEYRQKYKNDVFIDILCYRRFGHNESDEPKFTQPLLYKAIEKHANPRDIYIQQLITEGKLEASLAKEMEKEFRGILQERLNEAKEITSTYQDVKFGGAWSDMRIATPKDFESSPSTAVKKTTLLEIAKRISTLPSNKKFFKKIEKLFEERSKMANTTHVFDWAMGEQLAYGTLLAEGKRVRLSGQDVERGTFSHRHAVLTLEDSEEEYIPLANISDQQAPFDIYNSHLSEYGVLGFEYGYAMANPNALTIWEAQFGDFFNGAQIVVDQYVASAETKWQRENGLVMLLPHGYEGQGPEHSSARIERFMELCADYNMQVTNCTTPANFFHALRRQFKRDFRKPLVVFTPKSLLRHPLCVSKLEEFTDGKFHEVIADTNVKAADVKRVLFCSGKIYYELLEKQQKDQIRDVAIVRVEQLYPTPVAQMEAVYKKYKNAEEAVWVQEEPENMGAWPYLLRRLRRTIFGDIEVISRKESSSTATGFAKQHADQQAYILAKAFEMPVTEVEQKIAKKSVSKVFNVD; encoded by the coding sequence ATGGATAATTTATCTTATCTCAGCGGCGCAAATGCCGAATACATAGAGTCCTTATACCAATCTTATAAAGAAGATCCAAACTCGGTTGAATTTGGCTTTCAGAAATTTTTTGAAGGTTTTGATTTCGGCAGAGGTTCCTCTGCAGGGGCAGTTACAGAAGATACCCCTGAGCATTTTTTAAAGGAAGTTAATGTGTTGAACATGATCAATGGTTATCGTCAGCGCGGCCATTTGTTTACACATACCAATCCTGTAAGGGAAAGACGTCAGCATTTGCCTACGCTTGACCTTGAAAATTTTGGACTTAGCACAGCGGATTTGGATACCGTATTTAACGCAAGTGTTGAATTGGGTATTGGTGCGGCCAAGCTGAGCGATATTGTTGCTTTTTTAAAGCAGACTTACTGCCGTTCTATTGGTGTTGAATATAAGTATCTGCGTACTCCTGAAGTACTTTCCTGGTTAGAGCAGAAAATGGAAGGTGTGCGCAACACCCCAAATTTTTCAATTGAAGAAAAGAGAAGGATACTTAAGAAACTGAATGAAGCGGTAAGTTTTGAAAATTTTCTGGGCACTAAGTTTCTGGGACAAAAAAGGTTTTCGCTGGAAGGTGCAGAGGCATTGATCCCCGCCCTCGATTCTGTAATTGAAAAGGGTGCCGAGCTTGGTATTGAAGAGTTTGTAATTGGTATGGCGCACAGAGGACGTTTAAATGTGCTGGCCAATATTATGCAGAAAACCTATAAGGATATTTTTGCTGAGTTTGAAGGTAAGGGGTATAGTGCTGAATCTCCGTTTGGTGGCGATGTGAAATATCACCTGGGTTATTCAACTGATGTGACCACAAATGATGGCAAGAGTGTACACCTGAGTCTTTGTCCGAACCCATCGCACCTGGAAACGGTAGATGGGGTGGTTGAAGGAATGACCAGGTCGAAAATAGATTTTAAATATGGTGGCGACAATGCCCGCATTGCGCCAATACTGATACACGGTGATGCATCTGTTGCAGGACAGGGCATTGTGTATGAAGTGATCCAGATGGCTGGCCTGGATGGATATAAAACCGGCGGTACCATTCACCTGATCATCAACAACCAGATTGGTTTTACCACCAATTTTAAAGATGCAAGGACGAGTACATACTGTACTGATATTGCAAAAGTGACTTTATCGCCCGTGTTTCATGTAAACGGAGATGATGTTGAAGCCCTGGTATATGCCATTAACCTGGCCATGGAATACCGTCAGAAATATAAAAACGATGTTTTTATAGATATTTTATGCTACCGCAGGTTTGGACATAACGAATCGGATGAGCCTAAATTTACCCAGCCGCTGCTTTATAAAGCGATTGAAAAACATGCGAACCCAAGGGATATTTACATCCAGCAGCTGATAACTGAAGGTAAACTGGAAGCCAGCCTGGCAAAAGAGATGGAAAAAGAATTCCGTGGTATTTTACAGGAACGTTTAAATGAGGCGAAAGAGATTACTTCTACTTACCAGGATGTGAAGTTTGGTGGTGCATGGTCTGACATGCGGATCGCTACACCTAAGGATTTTGAAAGTTCGCCAAGTACCGCTGTTAAAAAAACTACCTTACTGGAAATTGCCAAAAGGATCAGCACATTGCCTTCCAATAAAAAGTTCTTCAAAAAAATTGAGAAGCTTTTTGAGGAACGGAGCAAAATGGCGAATACTACGCATGTATTTGACTGGGCGATGGGTGAGCAGCTGGCTTATGGAACCTTACTTGCAGAAGGTAAAAGGGTACGTTTAAGCGGGCAGGATGTAGAACGTGGTACTTTCTCTCACCGCCATGCGGTACTGACCTTAGAAGATTCGGAAGAGGAATATATCCCACTGGCCAATATTTCTGACCAGCAGGCGCCATTTGACATTTACAATTCGCATTTATCTGAATATGGTGTATTGGGTTTTGAATATGGTTATGCCATGGCCAATCCGAATGCGCTGACCATCTGGGAGGCCCAGTTTGGTGATTTCTTTAACGGGGCACAAATTGTTGTAGACCAGTATGTGGCCAGTGCAGAAACAAAATGGCAGCGTGAAAATGGTTTGGTCATGTTATTGCCACATGGTTATGAAGGACAGGGCCCTGAACACTCATCTGCAAGGATTGAGCGCTTTATGGAGCTTTGTGCAGATTACAATATGCAGGTAACCAATTGTACTACCCCTGCAAACTTTTTCCATGCGTTACGCAGGCAGTTTAAACGTGACTTCAGAAAGCCACTGGTGGTATTTACCCCTAAGAGCCTGTTGCGCCATCCGTTATGTGTTTCTAAACTGGAAGAGTTTACCGATGGCAAGTTCCATGAAGTGATTGCAGATACAAATGTAAAAGCCGCAGATGTAAAAAGGGTATTGTTCTGTAGTGGTAAAATTTACTATGAGCTATTGGAAAAACAGCAAAAAGACCAGATCAGGGATGTTGCGATTGTTCGTGTAGAGCAATTGTATCCTACTCCGGTTGCACAGATGGAAGCTGTTTATAAGAAGTATAAAAACGCAGAAGAAGCCGTATGGGTACAGGAAGAACCTGAAAACATGGGGGCATGGCCGTATTTATTGCGCAGACTGAGAAGAACGATCTTTGGTGATATCGAAGTGATCTCGAGAAAAGAAAGCAGCAGTACGGCCACCGGCTTTGCAAAACAACATGCGGATCAGCAAGCCTATATTCTGGCCAAAGCTTTTGAGATGCCGGTTACTGAAGTAGAGCAGAAGATTGCTAAAAAATCAGTGAGTAAAGTATTTAATGTAGATTAG
- a CDS encoding MerR family transcriptional regulator, with the protein MKKYSISDIESLIGIKAHTIRAWETRYNLVPPKRTPTNIRYYDEDDLKMLLNIVALNENGYKISRIAKLSRQQVSDLVRQLDSDWGNESIQLLNLSDATLKYDENEFSRILTGCIDEMGLVKTMDLVLFPFMKRVGMLWQTGTIDPSHEHFASSLIRDKIIVKIDKLEKPRKKKVLRFVLFLPEAEMHETGLLFARYLLKKCGHETLYLGSEIPYADIKKVISGYKPDYAFIVLTSLNLGKDLNKIIEKVMDYVEVPLLVAGSLISEFDILVKDRLTPLKNVCDMVEFLEEL; encoded by the coding sequence GTGAAGAAATATTCAATTAGTGATATAGAAAGTCTGATAGGCATAAAGGCACACACCATAAGGGCCTGGGAGACCAGGTATAACCTGGTGCCGCCTAAACGTACCCCTACCAATATCAGGTATTACGATGAGGATGACCTGAAAATGCTGCTTAATATTGTAGCCTTAAATGAAAACGGATACAAGATCAGCAGGATTGCCAAGCTGAGCAGGCAACAGGTATCAGATCTGGTGCGGCAGTTAGATTCCGATTGGGGAAATGAGAGCATCCAGTTGCTGAACCTTTCAGATGCTACCCTTAAGTATGATGAAAATGAGTTTTCAAGAATACTTACGGGCTGTATTGATGAAATGGGTTTGGTCAAAACTATGGACCTGGTGCTGTTCCCCTTTATGAAACGTGTAGGAATGCTGTGGCAAACAGGAACCATAGACCCTTCACACGAGCATTTTGCTTCCAGTCTGATCAGGGACAAGATCATTGTGAAAATCGATAAGCTGGAAAAACCAAGGAAGAAAAAAGTACTGCGGTTTGTGCTTTTCCTGCCCGAAGCAGAAATGCATGAAACAGGTCTGCTCTTTGCCAGGTATCTGTTAAAAAAATGCGGACATGAAACACTTTACCTGGGGTCGGAAATTCCCTATGCAGATATTAAAAAAGTGATCAGCGGCTATAAACCTGATTATGCATTTATTGTTTTGACCTCGCTTAACCTGGGAAAGGACCTCAACAAGATTATAGAAAAAGTAATGGATTATGTAGAGGTGCCCTTGCTGGTTGCAGGAAGTCTGATCTCTGAATTTGACATTCTTGTAAAAGATAGGCTTACCCCTTTGAAGAATGTTTGTGACATGGTCGAATTTCTTGAAGAATTATAA
- a CDS encoding DASH family cryptochrome has product MKNKKILVWFRNDLRLHDNEMLVEAIAKSDSILPVYFFDPRYFENTRFGTAKTGIVRASFLLESILSLRKAFQRFGGDILLVQGKPEDMIRDLVEQFDIAEVYHHREVGPEETEISGHVEDLLWTLKINLKHFIGHTLYNKEDLPFPIKDIPDVFAQFKKKTERDAIVKACFLTPEHIDFVENADWGQLPSLKDLGFETVAGAMIEKYATGGEDSGLQHLAQLLEAGADIYLKQNTKHTPEKPGFSSRLSAWLTIGCLSPRMVYWKVKEAEGVFGLNANFSQIFLGLLWRDYFRFMFKKHGIAFLQETDLEKDIMQAIERVDPALEKWKTGCTAHPVVDKYMYDLNATGFIPHSGRLLVATYLVHVLKIHWTCGAAYFEEKLIDYAPASNWGNWASVAGIGKDARSKNTFDLNKQIKILDIAVADSPSFA; this is encoded by the coding sequence ATGAAGAATAAAAAAATACTCGTTTGGTTTAGGAATGATCTTCGCTTACATGACAATGAGATGTTGGTTGAAGCGATTGCTAAATCTGACAGTATTTTACCCGTTTATTTTTTTGATCCGCGTTATTTCGAAAATACAAGGTTTGGAACCGCAAAAACCGGGATAGTAAGGGCTTCATTTTTATTGGAAAGTATCTTGTCGTTAAGAAAAGCTTTTCAGCGGTTTGGCGGAGATATTTTACTGGTGCAGGGGAAACCCGAAGATATGATCAGGGACCTGGTAGAACAGTTTGATATTGCAGAAGTATACCATCACCGCGAAGTGGGCCCTGAGGAGACTGAAATTTCAGGCCATGTTGAAGATTTGCTGTGGACATTAAAGATCAATTTAAAGCATTTTATCGGGCATACACTTTACAATAAGGAAGACCTGCCATTTCCGATAAAGGATATCCCGGATGTATTTGCACAGTTTAAAAAGAAAACTGAACGTGATGCGATTGTGAAAGCCTGTTTTCTGACACCGGAACATATAGATTTCGTGGAAAATGCAGACTGGGGCCAATTGCCGTCATTAAAGGACCTTGGTTTTGAAACTGTCGCCGGGGCTATGATTGAAAAGTATGCGACTGGTGGCGAGGATTCGGGATTGCAGCATTTGGCGCAATTACTGGAAGCGGGTGCTGATATTTATTTGAAACAAAATACTAAACATACACCTGAAAAACCTGGTTTTTCTTCCCGCTTGTCTGCCTGGCTTACCATCGGGTGCCTGTCGCCCAGAATGGTTTACTGGAAGGTGAAGGAAGCAGAGGGGGTTTTTGGACTGAATGCCAATTTTAGCCAGATCTTTCTGGGCCTTTTATGGAGGGATTATTTCCGGTTCATGTTTAAAAAGCATGGCATTGCCTTTCTTCAGGAAACTGATCTGGAGAAAGACATTATGCAGGCTATTGAAAGGGTGGATCCTGCCTTGGAAAAATGGAAAACAGGCTGTACAGCACATCCGGTAGTTGATAAATACATGTATGACCTGAATGCTACTGGTTTTATTCCTCATTCGGGCCGTTTATTGGTGGCTACTTATCTTGTTCATGTTTTAAAAATACACTGGACCTGTGGTGCAGCTTATTTTGAAGAGAAACTGATTGATTATGCGCCGGCCAGTAATTGGGGCAACTGGGCAAGCGTTGCCGGCATTGGTAAAGATGCCAGGTCGAAAAATACATTCGATTTAAACAAGCAGATCAAAATTTTGGATATTGCAGTTGCCGACAGCCCTTCTTTTGCCTGA
- a CDS encoding TIGR01777 family oxidoreductase — protein MNKHILITGATGMIGKKLIESLQKGGHSVAVLSRKPKNIPGVKLYLWDVYQHKIDQQCMEGIDTVIHLAGENIAAHKWTKKRKQQIIDSRVLSTQLLYQAIKETKASVSTFISASGAAWYGDSGDEILTEESPAGYGFMAACCEQWEQAVDQGKKLGIRVVKFRTGMVLGKNEGALASLEKPIRFFAGAALGSGRQWVPWLHIDDMVSMYTTAVENTLISGAYNACAPFSVTNATLTRAIAKKLHRPVWPFNVPEKILKLILGEMSEVIFISTNTSAQKILAADFKFRYTRLEDALSDIYSPQK, from the coding sequence ATGAACAAGCACATTCTGATCACCGGAGCAACTGGTATGATAGGAAAAAAACTAATAGAATCCTTACAAAAAGGCGGTCATTCTGTTGCTGTTTTATCCAGAAAACCTAAAAATATACCTGGTGTAAAGCTGTATCTATGGGACGTGTACCAGCATAAAATAGACCAGCAATGCATGGAGGGGATAGACACAGTCATCCACCTGGCCGGCGAAAATATTGCAGCACATAAATGGACAAAGAAAAGAAAGCAGCAAATCATCGACAGCCGGGTCTTGTCAACCCAGCTACTTTATCAGGCCATAAAAGAAACAAAAGCCAGTGTCAGTACTTTTATATCTGCTTCAGGCGCTGCCTGGTATGGCGATAGCGGAGATGAAATCCTAACCGAAGAAAGTCCTGCCGGCTATGGCTTTATGGCTGCTTGCTGTGAACAATGGGAACAGGCCGTCGATCAAGGTAAAAAGCTTGGGATAAGGGTAGTAAAATTCAGGACCGGTATGGTACTGGGCAAAAACGAGGGGGCCTTAGCTTCATTAGAAAAGCCCATCCGTTTTTTTGCCGGAGCAGCACTGGGTTCCGGCAGGCAATGGGTTCCATGGCTGCATATAGATGACATGGTGTCCATGTACACTACCGCAGTAGAAAACACCCTGATTTCAGGAGCATACAATGCATGCGCACCTTTTTCTGTAACCAATGCCACATTAACCAGGGCCATCGCAAAAAAACTACACCGGCCGGTATGGCCTTTTAATGTACCCGAAAAAATACTTAAACTTATACTCGGAGAAATGAGCGAGGTTATATTTATCAGCACCAATACCTCTGCACAGAAAATACTGGCAGCCGATTTCAAGTTCAGATATACCCGGCTCGAGGATGCTTTATCTGATATTTACAGTCCCCAAAAATAA
- a CDS encoding FKBP-type peptidyl-prolyl cis-trans isomerase: MIKKLSLYTFALLGALTLFNSCKKEYESIETLDTRTIEDYLSKNNIPKLMDPSGFYYQIVSEGTGAAVVNSDSVYYSYDFKHANGTSFLKNGDYTIPGTFLGYTDRFNFLTIPAVRLTLGKLKKGGTAKVILPSRMAFGKNGQPALGVESNEIVIIDLSLLNFNKQYEVDNFLINKFVTANNLQPVLDPTRVRYIISNEGTNKQDLKQTSVVNVKYTGRLLNGTVFDSSTDGVTFTLNELIKGWYQVMPGKIGVGGKIRLLIPSDLGYGKSAQTDAAGSVTIPGNSCLDFDIEIVSITN, translated from the coding sequence ATGATTAAAAAGTTATCATTATATACCTTTGCCTTGTTAGGCGCTTTAACGCTGTTCAATTCCTGTAAAAAAGAGTATGAATCTATTGAAACACTGGATACACGTACCATAGAAGATTACCTTTCAAAAAACAACATTCCGAAATTAATGGACCCTTCGGGATTTTATTACCAGATTGTATCTGAAGGTACCGGTGCTGCTGTAGTGAATTCAGATTCGGTATACTATAGTTATGATTTTAAACATGCAAATGGAACCAGCTTTTTAAAGAATGGTGATTATACCATTCCGGGAACATTTCTGGGCTATACAGACCGCTTTAATTTTTTAACCATACCGGCAGTAAGGCTTACACTCGGGAAGTTAAAAAAAGGAGGAACAGCTAAGGTGATCCTGCCCTCAAGAATGGCATTTGGCAAAAATGGACAACCTGCTTTGGGGGTTGAATCTAATGAGATCGTGATCATCGACCTGAGTTTACTGAATTTTAACAAACAATATGAGGTAGATAACTTCTTGATCAATAAGTTTGTTACTGCAAATAATTTACAGCCGGTACTGGATCCGACACGTGTGCGTTACATCATTTCTAATGAAGGGACTAACAAGCAGGACCTCAAACAGACTTCAGTAGTAAACGTGAAATATACCGGAAGGTTGCTGAACGGAACTGTTTTTGATTCGAGCACAGATGGGGTGACATTTACATTGAACGAACTGATCAAAGGCTGGTATCAGGTAATGCCTGGAAAAATTGGGGTTGGCGGAAAGATCAGGTTATTGATCCCATCAGACCTGGGATATGGTAAGTCTGCCCAAACTGATGCTGCTGGCAGCGTAACTATACCTGGAAACTCCTGTCTGGATTTCGATATAGAAATTGTAAGTATTACAAATTAA
- a CDS encoding FKBP-type peptidyl-prolyl cis-trans isomerase, with amino-acid sequence MLKTRVLLGFVLMAAVFVACEKPAPYDDKAQLEIDDAIIVKYLKDSSVTAVKHSSGLYYNIISPGTGNVVYGDKDSIYAKYRLKVLKDSVLRDRSLDSTFIFLLPGYIEGWQTGTRLIQPGGAIRLIIPSALGFKDRAVTSPVIPPNSILDITLEILSVNKKPK; translated from the coding sequence ATGTTAAAAACCAGGGTATTGTTGGGGTTTGTTTTGATGGCAGCAGTATTTGTTGCCTGCGAGAAACCCGCACCCTATGATGACAAGGCGCAACTGGAGATTGACGATGCGATAATTGTAAAATATTTGAAAGATAGTTCGGTGACGGCTGTAAAGCACAGTTCGGGCTTGTATTATAACATTATAAGTCCGGGTACAGGGAATGTGGTTTATGGAGATAAGGATTCGATATATGCCAAATACAGACTAAAGGTTTTAAAAGACTCTGTTTTGCGTGACAGGAGCCTGGACAGTACTTTTATATTCCTGCTTCCCGGTTATATAGAGGGCTGGCAGACCGGGACCAGGTTGATACAACCAGGTGGTGCAATCCGTTTAATCATCCCTTCGGCATTAGGCTTTAAAGACAGGGCAGTTACTTCACCTGTAATTCCCCCCAATTCAATATTAGATATCACTTTAGAAATACTTTCTGTAAATAAAAAACCCAAATGA
- a CDS encoding acyl-CoA dehydrogenase family protein: METTDKKTIKGGEFLITETSYQDVFIPEEFDEEQNMIAQTCRDFLAAEVYPNLDRIDAQEEGLMPSLMDKAGELGILGVSIPEVYGGFGKNFNTSMLVADVIGAGHSFAVALSAHTGIGTLPILYYGTEEQKNKYIPKLGTGEWKAAYCLTEPNSGSDANSGKTKAKLSEDGKHYLINGQKMWITNGGFADVFIVFAKIDDDENLTAFIVEREFGGITMNPEEHKMGIKGSSTRQVFFNDCPVPVENMLSERQNGFKIAVNILNIGRIKLAAAAIGASKSVIDTAVNYSNERIQFDRQISKYGAIRYKLAEMATKVYAVESANYRAGQNIDDAYDALVAGGMDAGKAKLKSTEQFAVECAILKVWGSEALDYVVDEGVQIYGGMGFSAEAPMDRAYRDARINRIFEGTNEINRLLTVDMMLKRAMKGELDLMTPATAVAAELMAIPEFGEEDDTLFAAEKKLIKNLKKATLMVAGAAVQKLMMSLSKEQEILMNIADMASYVYIAESAMLRTEKLVSLRGEEACTGQLNMMRIYFVEAVDAVQKAGKEALWAFAEGDEQRMMLVGLRRFTKMEPFNVKEARQKVAQQLIAANKYCY, from the coding sequence ATGGAAACTACAGACAAAAAAACGATTAAAGGTGGAGAGTTTTTAATTACGGAAACCTCGTATCAGGATGTATTTATTCCTGAAGAATTTGATGAAGAGCAAAATATGATTGCACAGACCTGCCGCGACTTTTTGGCTGCGGAGGTGTATCCTAATCTGGACCGCATAGATGCGCAGGAAGAGGGACTGATGCCATCTTTAATGGATAAGGCGGGTGAACTGGGGATTTTAGGTGTTTCTATACCTGAAGTTTACGGTGGATTTGGAAAGAACTTTAATACTTCTATGCTGGTTGCCGATGTGATTGGTGCGGGACATTCCTTTGCTGTGGCCCTTTCGGCCCATACCGGGATAGGGACCCTGCCCATTTTGTATTACGGAACGGAAGAACAGAAAAATAAATATATCCCTAAACTGGGAACAGGCGAATGGAAGGCCGCTTATTGTTTAACAGAACCCAATTCGGGATCTGATGCCAATTCGGGTAAAACTAAAGCTAAATTGTCTGAAGACGGGAAACATTACCTGATCAATGGTCAGAAAATGTGGATCACCAACGGGGGCTTTGCAGATGTGTTTATCGTATTCGCAAAGATTGATGATGACGAGAATTTAACTGCTTTTATTGTTGAACGGGAATTTGGTGGCATTACCATGAACCCTGAAGAGCATAAAATGGGTATTAAAGGCTCATCTACGCGCCAGGTTTTCTTTAACGATTGCCCTGTTCCTGTAGAAAACATGCTCTCGGAACGGCAGAACGGTTTTAAGATTGCGGTTAACATCCTGAATATTGGCAGGATTAAGCTGGCGGCCGCAGCGATCGGTGCATCTAAATCGGTAATTGACACCGCTGTTAATTATTCGAATGAACGCATCCAGTTTGACCGTCAGATCTCTAAATATGGGGCCATCCGTTACAAGCTGGCAGAAATGGCCACTAAAGTGTATGCGGTAGAATCGGCAAATTATCGTGCCGGCCAGAATATTGATGATGCTTATGATGCTTTGGTTGCAGGGGGGATGGATGCCGGTAAGGCTAAGCTGAAATCGACCGAGCAGTTTGCCGTTGAATGTGCCATATTGAAAGTTTGGGGATCGGAGGCACTGGACTATGTGGTGGATGAAGGGGTGCAGATTTATGGCGGGATGGGCTTTTCGGCAGAGGCACCTATGGACAGGGCCTATCGCGATGCGCGGATCAACCGGATCTTTGAGGGCACGAATGAGATCAACAGGTTGCTGACAGTAGATATGATGCTGAAACGTGCAATGAAAGGAGAACTGGACCTGATGACCCCTGCAACTGCGGTGGCGGCCGAACTGATGGCTATCCCTGAATTTGGAGAGGAAGACGATACGCTTTTTGCAGCGGAGAAAAAGCTCATCAAGAATTTGAAAAAAGCAACCCTGATGGTTGCCGGAGCGGCTGTGCAGAAACTGATGATGAGTTTGTCGAAAGAACAGGAAATACTGATGAACATTGCCGATATGGCCAGTTATGTGTATATCGCTGAGTCGGCCATGCTGAGAACCGAAAAGCTGGTTAGTCTGCGGGGTGAGGAAGCCTGTACAGGCCAGCTGAACATGATGCGCATTTATTTTGTGGAAGCTGTTGATGCGGTGCAGAAAGCAGGAAAAGAGGCTTTATGGGCTTTTGCCGAAGGGGATGAGCAAAGGATGATGCTGGTTGGCCTGAGAAGGTTTACCAAAATGGAGCCTTTTAATGTGAAGGAAGCCAGACAAAAGGTGGCTCAGCAACTTATTGCTGCCAATAAATATTGTTATTAA